One genomic segment of Trichoplusia ni isolate ovarian cell line Hi5 chromosome 5, tn1, whole genome shotgun sequence includes these proteins:
- the LOC113494106 gene encoding serine protease inhibitor dipetalogastin: MEAKTHILAAAALLVIAASWCEGARDATCPRICGPSLQSEPVCATDGYIYPSLCEMRKKTCGKGVRLAPDQTSCSRAQGSKCEHRCTSERDPVCGTNGRTYLNRCMLQVEICRVGIGLSHLGACNNISAHRENCPVDCSQAPLDGPICGSDGNVYKSTCQMKLLTCGQGVVRTNKKHCQTTRHCRESCWRVARPTCGSDGKLYANACRMKASNCGKHVFEVPMAFCVSQERTSGGESCPKDCIGQKEKLVCGSDEMVYRNECEMKMLNCGSVSNRKIVKKVDMEKCRGKMNRCMKVKCPADLDPVCGTDQKVYTNPCFLKVATCLKGIQLAHFGNCTLLPRFKEDCPDNCENVVEQPVCGSDGNVYKSECELRRATCGQHVVAVAAAHCRTTALCHEACPDTPAFICGSDNRFYKNECLMKKENCGKHVFVVPLKRCLARFQYSGCARVCSPEYDPVCGTDNKTYSNKCFLEMENCRSRSLVQLKHLGTCTEPIAEEPKNYLYR, encoded by the exons CCGCTTCATGGTGCGAAGGTGCTCGGGACGCCACGTGCCCAAGGATCTGTGGACCGTCGCTACAGAGCGAGCCAGTCTGCGCGACCGACGGATACATTTACCCCTCACTCTGTGAGATGAGGAAGAAGACTTGTGGAAAAG GAGTCAGGCTAGCTCCAGATCAGACGTCATGCTCCCGCGCACAAGGTTCTAAGTGCGAACACAGATGTACTTCCGAAAGGGATCCCGTCTGCGGAACAAATGGAAGGACCTACCTCAACAGGTGTATGCTGCAGGTTGAGATCTGCCG AGTTGGCATCGGTTTATCCCACTTGGGGGCGTGTAACAACATCAGCGCTCACCGAGAGAACTGCCCCGTGGACTGTTCCCAAGCCCCTCTCGATGGCCCCATCTGTGGGTCTGACGGCAATGTGTACAAGAGCACCTGCCAGATGAAACTCCTTACTTGCGG ACAAGGCGTTGTACGAACGAACAAAAAGCATTGTCAAACAACTCGGCACTGCAGGGAGTCGTGTTGGCGCGTCGCCAGGCCGACCTGTGGCTCTGACGGAAAACTGTACGCCAACGCTTGTAGGATGAAGGCAAGCAACTGCGG TAAACACGTATTCGAAGTACCGATGGCGTTCTGCGTGTCTCAAGAGCGGACTTCAGGTGGAGAGTCATGTCCCAAAGACTGCATCGGTCAGAAGGAGAAGCTGGTCTGCGGCTCCGACGAGATGGTGTACAGGAACGAGTGTGAGATGAAGATGCTGAACTGCGG AAGCGTCAGCAACCGCAAGATAGTCAAGAAGGTCGATATGGAGAAGTGTCGTGGCAAGATGAACAGGTGCATGAAGGTCAAGTGTCCCGCTGACCTTGACCCCGTCTGCGGTACCGACCAGAAAGTGTACACCAACCCTTGCTTCTTGAAGGTCGCTACTTGTCT CAAGGGCATCCAACTCGCTCACTTTGGCAACTGCACCCTGCTACCGCGTTTCAAGGAAGATTGCCCTGATAACTGCGAGAATGTCGTTGAACAACCAGTCTGCGGTTCTGATGGAAATGTTTATAA GTCTGAGTGCGAGCTCCGTCGCGCGACGTGCGGGCAGCACGTGgtggcggtggcggcggcgcaCTGCCGCACCACGGCGCTGTGCCACGAGGCCTGCCCCGACACGCCCGCCTTCATCTGCGGCTCCGACAACCGCTTCTACAAGAACGAGTGCCTCATGAAGAAGGAGAACTGCGG CAAGCACGTGTTCGTCGTCCCTCTGAAGCGTTGCCTGGCGCGCTTCCAGTACTCGGGCTGCGCTCGCGTCTGCTCGCCGGAGTACGACCCCGTCTGCGGTACTGACAACAAGACTTACTCAAACAAATGCTTCTTGGAGATGGAAAACTGCCGGTCTAG GAGCCTGGTACAATTGAAACATTTGGGCACATGCACGGAACCCATCGCCGAGGAGCCCAAGAACTATCTTTATCGATAA